One genomic region from Mytilus trossulus isolate FHL-02 chromosome 9, PNRI_Mtr1.1.1.hap1, whole genome shotgun sequence encodes:
- the LOC134685028 gene encoding membrane-associated guanylate kinase, WW and PDZ domain-containing protein 1-like isoform X5 — translation MFQVYPTHWINKTLDIASKHFNRPLIPPKHQVEYDKLAPPPAGQKLRVVNLRRRQNESLGFAVRGGFEHGIGVFVSQITPGSQADLQGLKVGDEIVRVNGFTIAEAIHEEVLNLIKTYNQIELKVTNIGMLPVRDKAEHDVTWKYVEKQASKRRSQRDSGRKSNSSFDKEGEEVKVFVNLRTAPTLGCSIISGPRHFPGIYVEVVKQNSLAEKVGMEAGDQIIKVNDTSFIDITHKEAVVALKSSKELIVVLRKYVGIPLIQSGSSAMNRQMTQPASPPPIPVADDDSSSLNDRSAVNDRIFNRDDIYNTETMKQADNLFQNTDEVHEVSSYKLKSKEGRLPYQSDTEEVIQIVDIIEPEVRIENEHVPSDNEEEDTAERLQRVMMQKKMDKNKHELSDNEEDDTAERLQRVLQLKLDENKKEAELLRMQDEILSGRGGPLKKTSYGLLGNPQGLQGSDKSNTSDVSYVQKNFRCNSLTFNTVDDLGGEQQVYSVITYLKP, via the exons GCCTCTCATTCCTCCAAAGCATCAGGTAGAATACGACAAGTTAGCACCCCCACCTGCTGGACAAAAGTTACGAGTTGTTAATCTACGGAGACGACAGAATGAAAGTCTAGGTTTTGCAGTAAGAGGAG gatttGAACATGGTATTGGAGTGTTTGTTTCTCAGATTACTCCTGGATCTCAGGCCGATTTACAAGGATTAAAG gttGGAGATGAGATTGTGAGAGTTAATGGATTTACTATTGCTGAAGCCATCCATGAGGAAGTTCTGAATCTTATTAAAACTTATAATCAGATAGAACTCAAAGTCACAA ATATTGGAATGCTTCCTGTCAGAGA TAAAGCTGAACATGATGTGACTTGGAAATACGTAGAGAAACAGGCTTCAAAGAGAAGATCG CAAAGAGACAGTGGAAGAAAATCCAACAGCTCCTTTGACAAAGAAGGAGAGGAAGTTAAGGTCTTTGTAAATTTGAGAACTGCTCCAACCCTTGGTTGTAG TATAATCAGTGGTCCACGACATTTCCCTGGTATATATGTAGAAGTTGTCAAACAGAACAGTCTAGCAGAGAAAGTTGGCATGGAAGCTGGGGACCAGATTATCAAAGTTAACGATACAAGTTTTATAGATATCACACATAAAGAG GCTGTGGTGGCATTGAAAAGCAGTAAAGAATTAATAGTTGTGCTCAGGAAATATGTC gGTATTCCATTAATTCAGAGTGGTAGTTCTGCTATGAATCGTCAGATGACTCAACCAGCATCACCTCCACCTATACCTGTAGCAGACGACGACAGCTCCTCACTGAATGACAGGTCTGCAGTAAATGACAG aatatttAACAGAGATGATATTTATAACACAGAAACTATGAAGCAGGCTGACAACTTATTCCAAAATACAG atGAGGTACATGAAGTATCATCTTATAAGCTAAAGAGTAAAGAAGGAAGGTTGCCATACCAGTCAGATACAGAAGAGGTGATACAAATAG tTGATATTATAGAACCAGAAGTCAGAATTGAGAATGAACATGTGCCATCAGACAATGAAGAAGAAGATACTGCAGAAAGATTACAAAGAGTGATGATGCAAAAAaagatggacaaaaacaaacatgaatTGTCTGACAATGAAGAAGATGATACAGCTGAACGATTACAAAGAGTTTTACAACTGAAGTTAGATGAGAACAAAAAAGAGGCTGAATTGTTAAGGATGCAG GATGAAATATTGTCTGGAAGAGGAGGTCCTCTAAAGAAAACAAGTTATGGTTTACTTGGAAATCCTCAG GGACTACAAGGATCTGATAAAAGTAATACATCTGATGTCAG cTATGTACAAAAGAATTTCAGATGTAATT CACTTACTTTTAACACAGTAGATGATTTAGGAGGGGAACAGCAAGTTTATTCTGTGATAACTTATTTGAAACCTTAA